A region from the Salvia splendens isolate huo1 chromosome 15, SspV2, whole genome shotgun sequence genome encodes:
- the LOC121767116 gene encoding heterogeneous nuclear ribonucleoprotein 1-like, whose product MDYGVPDQNVAVYGEDEPQYEGHYGADAGNYGSIDNIDDSAGIKHDSSSSAGKLFVGGIAWETSEESFNRYFSKYGEITDSVIMLDKISGRPRGFGFVTFADPEVADKVLQEEHIIDDRSVEVKRTVPREGGMQGRGGVSKTRKIFVGGLPLSLTEDDLRDYFSAYGNIVEHQIMLDHKTNRSRGFGFVTFESEDSVEKIFSDGRMHELGGKQVEIKRAEPKRSGFDNSNEGRFHRGSSSSRSSGNFGGGSEGFGSGYGGKMGRGGYGGYGSYGGYGGYGNYPGNYAGGASGFYAAAAAGYGGYGYGYGFGGPMYGGGAYASGGYGAPVGYGGAVGYGVGKGYGGGPSGGGYDGGKGFGGSSSGNGGYGGSVKGYGGAGGSSGSAGAGGGGASAGGYGGSKGYGNGNGTSGRFHPYRK is encoded by the exons ATGGATTACGGTGTGCCCGACCAAAACGTCGCCGTTTACGGCGAAGATGAGCCGCAGTATGAAGGGCATTACGGCGCAGACGCGGGGAACTACGGTTCAATTGATAACATAGATGATAGTGCAGGGATAAAGCACGATTCTTCGTCGTCTGCAGG AAAACTTTTCGTCGGTGGCATTGCTTGGGAGACTTCTGAAG AGTCCTTCAACAGGTATTTTAGCAAGTATGGGGAAATTACAGATTCTGTGATAATGTTGGACAAAATCTCAGGAAGACCTCGTGGTTTTGGGTTTGTAACTTTTGCCGATCCAGAAGTTGCAGACAAGGTTTTACAGGAAGAACATATCATTGATGATAGATCG GTTGAAGTAAAAAGAACGGTCCCTAGAGAGGGTGGCATGCAAGGTAGAGGAGGTGTgtcaaagacaaggaaaatatttGTGGGTGGCCTTCCATTGTCATTAACTGAAG ATGATTTGAGGGATTATTTCTCTGCCTATGGTAACATTGTCGAGCACCAAATTATGTTGGACCACAAAACTAATCGGTCAAGGGGCTTTGGATTTGTAACCTTTGAAAGCGAAGACTCTGTTGAAAAAATATTCTCTGATGGTCGTATGCATGAACTTGGTGGAAAGCAA GTCGAAATAAAGAGGGCTGAGCCAAAGAGATCAGGATTCGATAATTCAAATGAAGGTCGGTTTCATCGTGGAAGTAGCAGTTCAAGATCTTCTGGCAATTTTGGTGGTGGTTCAGAAGGTTTTGGCAGTGGCTATGGTGGAAAAATGGGCAGAGGAGGATATGGTGGCTATGGAAGCTATGGTGGCTATGGCGGTTATGGAAACTACCCTGGAAATTACGCTGGTGGAGCTTCAGGATTTTATGCAGCAGCAGCTGCAGGGTATGGTGGATATGGCTATGGTTACGGATTTGGTGGACCAATGTACGGTGGCGGTGCATATGCAAGTGGTGGCTATGGGGCTCCCGTTGGTTACGGGGGAGCTGTTGGATACGGTGTAGGTAAAGGCTATGGTGGCGGCCCAAGTGGTGGTGGATATGATGGCGGTAAAGGCTTTGGAGGCAGCAGCAGCGGCAATGGAGGGTATGGTGGCTCTGTGAAAGGCTATGGAGGTGCTGGTGGCAGCAGTGGGAGTGCAGGCGCAGGTGGTGGAGGAGCGAGTGCTGGTGGATACGGAGGTAGCAAAGGATATGGCAATGGCAATGGCACAAGTGGCCGGTTCCACCCCTACCGGAAATGA
- the LOC121767410 gene encoding beta-fructofuranosidase, insoluble isoenzyme CWINV1-like isoform X2 translates to MAYYVKFWMIICCISLLEIQYLIICGLITTQRYEDQPYRTAYHFQPPKNWMNGPMIYKGTYHLFYQYNPTGAVPGNIVWAHSTSKDLINWTPHPPALSRDTPHDVNGCWSGSATLLPSGEPILVYTGVNTENQQVQNLAIPKNPSDPNLIDWIKPQYNPVIAPTQQNMINATSFRDPTTAWLGRDGLWRLIVGNKIGQNGRMLMFMSRDFVHWFQSKNPLYSRRDTGMWECPDLYPVSTGGEGGAETSAVGRGVKHVLKASMNDGFFDTYAIGSYDDGKDVFVPERGSLRLDSRMRYDHGKFYASKTFFDGSVKRRVLWGWINESTDAATDISKGWSGLQAIPRKIWLHKSGKQLVQWPVKEIEKLREGRVIFPTKELKGGSVLEISGVTASQADVEISFEIPTLEKAEEMDTSLTDPQAICSYGAGKGGVGPFGLLVLASKDLQEYTAVYFRVFRAKTRYVVIMCSDQSRSSLSLDYDKPTYGAFVDVDPVKEKLSLRTLIDHSIVECFGGDGKACITARVYPSVAIDGGAHLFAFNNGTYDIKISKLAAWSMKAAQIN, encoded by the exons ATGGCATATTATGTGAAGTTTTGGATGATAATTTGCTGCATTTCACTTCTTGAAATCCAATATTTGATAATTTGCGGTCTTATCACTACTCAAAGATATGAAGATCAACCCTACAGAACTGCATATCACTTCCAACCTCCCAAGAATTGGATGAATG GGCCAATGATATACAAAGGAACCTACCACTTATTCTACCAATACAACCCCACAGGAGCAGTGCCAGGAAACATAGTTTGGGCACATTCCACTTCAAAGGATCTCATCAACTGGACACCTCACCCCCCGGCTCTCTCCCGGGACACCCCACACGATGTCAACGGGTGCTGGTCGGGCTCAGCCACGCTCCTCCCCAGTGGCGAACCGATCCTTGTCTACACAGGGGTCAACACAGAGAACCAACAAGTACAAAATCTTGCAATCCCAAAAAATCCCTCTGATCCAAACCTCATAGATTGGATCAAGCCACAGTACAATCCTGTCATCGCACCAACGCAGCAAAACATGATCAACGCCACCTCGTTCAGGGACCCCACCACGGCCTGGCTAGGCCGTGATGGGCTCTGGAGGTTGATAGTTGGCAACAAAATAGGCCAAAATGGGAGAATGCTTATGTTTATGAGTAGGGATTTTGTTCACTGGTTTCAGAGTAAAAACCCATTGTACTCAAGGAGGGATACCGGCATGTGGGAGTGCCCGGATCTCTACCCTGTCTCGACTGGAGGCGAGGGTGGGGCCGAGACATCCGCGGTCGGGAGAGGGGTGAAGCATGTGTTGAAAGCTAGCATGAATGATGGATTCTTTGACACTTATGCTATTGGGAGTTATGATGATGGGAAGGATGTGTTTGTCCCGGAGAGAGGCTCGTTGAGGCTCGACTCGAGGATGAGATATGATCATGGGAAGTTCTATGCTTCAAAGACCTTCTTTGATGGCTCAGTGAAGAGGAGGGTCTTGTGGGGTTGGATCAATGAATCTACTGATGCTGCCACTGATATCAGCAAGGGCTGGTCTGGCCTTCAG GCAATTCCTAgaaagatttggcttcacaaatCAGGAAAGCAATTGGTGCAATGGCCAGTTAAGGAAATTGAAAAGTTGAGAGAAGGGAGAGTGATATTTCCCACCAAAGAGCTCAAAGGAGGATCAGTTCTTGAAATATCAGGAGTGACAGCTTCTCAG GCTGATGTGGAGATTTCATTTGAGATCCCTACATTGGAGAAAGCAGAGGAGATGGACACAAGCTTGACTGATCCACAAGCAATTTGTAGCTATGGAGCAGGCAAAGGTGGGGTGGGACCCTTTGGTCTATTGGTATTGGCATCAAAGGATTTGCAAGAATACACAGCAGTTTACTTCAGAGTTTTCAGAGCTAAAACTAGATATGTTGTGATCATGTGCAGTGACCAAAGCAG GTCTTCGTTGAGCCTAGATTACGATAAGCCTACGTATGGAGCTTTCGTTGATGTGGACCCTGTGAAGGAGAAATTGTCTCTAAGAACTTTG ATTGATCATTCGATTGTGGAGTGTTTTGGCGGCGACGGAAAAGCTTGCATCACAGCTAGAGTTTATCCTTCGGTCGCCATTGATGGAGGAGCACATTTGTTTGCCTTCAACAACGGGACATACGACATTAAGATCTCGAAACTGGCTGCTTGGAGCATGAAGGCAGCTCAGATCAATTGA
- the LOC121767410 gene encoding beta-fructofuranosidase, insoluble isoenzyme CWINV1-like isoform X1: protein MAYYVKFWMIICCISLLEIQYLIICGLITTQRYEDQPYRTAYHFQPPKNWMNDPNGPMIYKGTYHLFYQYNPTGAVPGNIVWAHSTSKDLINWTPHPPALSRDTPHDVNGCWSGSATLLPSGEPILVYTGVNTENQQVQNLAIPKNPSDPNLIDWIKPQYNPVIAPTQQNMINATSFRDPTTAWLGRDGLWRLIVGNKIGQNGRMLMFMSRDFVHWFQSKNPLYSRRDTGMWECPDLYPVSTGGEGGAETSAVGRGVKHVLKASMNDGFFDTYAIGSYDDGKDVFVPERGSLRLDSRMRYDHGKFYASKTFFDGSVKRRVLWGWINESTDAATDISKGWSGLQAIPRKIWLHKSGKQLVQWPVKEIEKLREGRVIFPTKELKGGSVLEISGVTASQADVEISFEIPTLEKAEEMDTSLTDPQAICSYGAGKGGVGPFGLLVLASKDLQEYTAVYFRVFRAKTRYVVIMCSDQSRSSLSLDYDKPTYGAFVDVDPVKEKLSLRTLIDHSIVECFGGDGKACITARVYPSVAIDGGAHLFAFNNGTYDIKISKLAAWSMKAAQIN from the exons ATGGCATATTATGTGAAGTTTTGGATGATAATTTGCTGCATTTCACTTCTTGAAATCCAATATTTGATAATTTGCGGTCTTATCACTACTCAAAGATATGAAGATCAACCCTACAGAACTGCATATCACTTCCAACCTCCCAAGAATTGGATGAATG ATCCTAATG GGCCAATGATATACAAAGGAACCTACCACTTATTCTACCAATACAACCCCACAGGAGCAGTGCCAGGAAACATAGTTTGGGCACATTCCACTTCAAAGGATCTCATCAACTGGACACCTCACCCCCCGGCTCTCTCCCGGGACACCCCACACGATGTCAACGGGTGCTGGTCGGGCTCAGCCACGCTCCTCCCCAGTGGCGAACCGATCCTTGTCTACACAGGGGTCAACACAGAGAACCAACAAGTACAAAATCTTGCAATCCCAAAAAATCCCTCTGATCCAAACCTCATAGATTGGATCAAGCCACAGTACAATCCTGTCATCGCACCAACGCAGCAAAACATGATCAACGCCACCTCGTTCAGGGACCCCACCACGGCCTGGCTAGGCCGTGATGGGCTCTGGAGGTTGATAGTTGGCAACAAAATAGGCCAAAATGGGAGAATGCTTATGTTTATGAGTAGGGATTTTGTTCACTGGTTTCAGAGTAAAAACCCATTGTACTCAAGGAGGGATACCGGCATGTGGGAGTGCCCGGATCTCTACCCTGTCTCGACTGGAGGCGAGGGTGGGGCCGAGACATCCGCGGTCGGGAGAGGGGTGAAGCATGTGTTGAAAGCTAGCATGAATGATGGATTCTTTGACACTTATGCTATTGGGAGTTATGATGATGGGAAGGATGTGTTTGTCCCGGAGAGAGGCTCGTTGAGGCTCGACTCGAGGATGAGATATGATCATGGGAAGTTCTATGCTTCAAAGACCTTCTTTGATGGCTCAGTGAAGAGGAGGGTCTTGTGGGGTTGGATCAATGAATCTACTGATGCTGCCACTGATATCAGCAAGGGCTGGTCTGGCCTTCAG GCAATTCCTAgaaagatttggcttcacaaatCAGGAAAGCAATTGGTGCAATGGCCAGTTAAGGAAATTGAAAAGTTGAGAGAAGGGAGAGTGATATTTCCCACCAAAGAGCTCAAAGGAGGATCAGTTCTTGAAATATCAGGAGTGACAGCTTCTCAG GCTGATGTGGAGATTTCATTTGAGATCCCTACATTGGAGAAAGCAGAGGAGATGGACACAAGCTTGACTGATCCACAAGCAATTTGTAGCTATGGAGCAGGCAAAGGTGGGGTGGGACCCTTTGGTCTATTGGTATTGGCATCAAAGGATTTGCAAGAATACACAGCAGTTTACTTCAGAGTTTTCAGAGCTAAAACTAGATATGTTGTGATCATGTGCAGTGACCAAAGCAG GTCTTCGTTGAGCCTAGATTACGATAAGCCTACGTATGGAGCTTTCGTTGATGTGGACCCTGTGAAGGAGAAATTGTCTCTAAGAACTTTG ATTGATCATTCGATTGTGGAGTGTTTTGGCGGCGACGGAAAAGCTTGCATCACAGCTAGAGTTTATCCTTCGGTCGCCATTGATGGAGGAGCACATTTGTTTGCCTTCAACAACGGGACATACGACATTAAGATCTCGAAACTGGCTGCTTGGAGCATGAAGGCAGCTCAGATCAATTGA
- the LOC121766529 gene encoding protein indeterminate-domain 11-like: MYPPPYFPAQTTPPPPPKKKRSQPGHPDPGSEVISLSPRTLMATNRFVCEICSKGFQRDQNLQLHRRGHNLPWKLKQRSSKDVMRKKVYVCPETSCVHHDPSRALGDLTGIKKHFFRKHGEKKWKCEKCSKKYAVQSDWKAHSKTCGTREYRCDCGTLFSRRDSFITHRAFCDALAEESAKSIPTTIIPSNSFSHHINLQQIQSQLPFPIKKEHQTFTLRPPWLPPQTQPSLFQDFQENPQNHHNPNPNPNTTMVPTPFHPHPHHLPPPHISATALLQKATEMGSKSSGAHHAAGEKTPTTAGFGLKLASRDHHQFINGLAPFSNNKAASPLSPPPNSHSMLHEMMMISASGFDHQESAFEDEDLSFAGILNNNTSSSSSSRRVDESLDFDATLNQFGASNGGNHDDGMTRDFLGLRPLSQSDILSFAGLSNCITTTSCGEHQSQTQRSWQG; encoded by the exons ATGTACCCTCCGCCGTATTTCCCAGCACAAACCACCCCACCTCCGCCGCCAAAGAAAAAGAGAAGCCAACCAGGCCATCCAG ACCCTGGTTCAGAAGTGATATCTCTCTCTCCGAGAACTCTCATGGCGACGAACAGATTCGTGTGTGAAATCTGCAGCAAAGGGTTTCAGAGGGACCAGAATCTGCAGCTGCATCGAAGAGGGCACAATCTGCCATGGAAGCTGAAGCAGAGAAGCAGCAAAGATGTGATGAGGAAAAAGGTTTATGTCTGCCCCGAGACAAGCTGCGTCCACCACGATCCATCGAGGGCTTTGGGAGATCTCACAGGAATCAAGAAACACTTTTTTAGAAAACATGGTGAGAAGAAATGGAAATGTGAGAAGTGCTCAAAGAAGTATGCTGTTCAATCAGACTGGAAAGCTCACTCCAAAACATGTGGCACTAGGGAATACAGATGTGACTGTGGCACCCTTTTTTCAAG GAGAGACAGCTTCATCACACACAGAGCCTTCTGTGATGCTCTAGCAGAAGAAAGTGCCAAATCCATCCCCACCACAATCATCCCATCAAATTCATTCTCCCACCACATAAATCTCCAACAGATTCAATCCCAACTCCCATTCCCAATCAAGAAAGAGCACCAAACCTTTACCCTAAGGCCACCTTGGCTACCACCCCAAACCCAACCCTCCCTCTTCCAAGATTTTCAAGAAAACCCCCAAAATCACCACaacccaaaccctaaccctaacacCACCATGGTGCCCACCCCCTTCCACCCCCACCCCCACCACCTCCCACCTCCACACATCTCAGCCACTGCATTGCTGCAGAAAGCAACAGAGATGGGCTCCAAAAGCAGCGGGGCCCACCACGCTGCTGGGGAGAAAACCCCAACAACAGCTGGTTTCGGCCTAAAGCTGGCCTCACGTGATCACCACCAGTTCATCAATGGCTTGGCTCCATTCAGCAACAATAAAGCTGCTTCTCCTCTTTCTCCTCCTCCTAATTCCCATTCTATGCTCCACGAGATGATGATGATCAGCGCCTCCGGATTCGATCATCAAGAATCAGCCTTTGAAGACGAAGATCTGTCTTTTGCTGGGATCTTGAACAACAACACCTCGTCGTCCTCTTCGTCGAGGAGGGTCGACGAAAGTTTGGATTTTGATGCGACCCTCAATCAGTTCGGAGCCTCTAATGGCGGAAACCACGACGATGGGATGACGAGGGATTTTCTAGGGTTGAGGCCCTTGTCTCAGAGCGACATTCTAAGCTTTGCAGGTTTGAGTAATTGCATCACTACTACTTCTTGTGGTGAGCATCAAAGCCAAACTCAAAGATCTTGGCAAGGTTAG